Proteins encoded by one window of Cellvibrio sp. KY-GH-1:
- a CDS encoding DUF1304 domain-containing protein yields MDMPIANSLVAFIALLHVYILVLEMFLWEKPAGLRAFRNSPEKAALTRVLAANQGLYNGFLAAGLFWGLWLGMEGNAIKYFFLICITIAGVYGAATAAKKILYIQTLPALMALTCLWLGI; encoded by the coding sequence ATGGATATGCCAATCGCCAATAGCCTCGTTGCATTCATTGCACTCTTGCACGTTTACATACTCGTACTGGAAATGTTCCTGTGGGAAAAACCGGCTGGCCTGCGCGCGTTCCGCAACTCACCGGAAAAAGCAGCGCTGACCCGTGTGCTCGCCGCGAACCAAGGTTTATACAACGGGTTTTTGGCAGCTGGTTTATTCTGGGGGTTATGGCTCGGCATGGAAGGCAACGCAATCAAATACTTTTTTCTTATTTGTATCACCATTGCTGGCGTTTATGGCGCTGCGACTGCCGCAAAGAAAATTCTGTATATTCAAACCCTGCCTGCATTGATGGCGCTGACTTGCCTTTGGCTCGGTATTTGA
- a CDS encoding GNAT family N-acetyltransferase, with the protein MQNTYTQLIRKEDLNTDVCVSMMISMYFGIEMQSALQWSNEHRYTELIKAQVMIEQGKSEMLITKLYSGTPIGMIIYTEADDQPVRRIDALIVGRRFRGNGIGKMLLRAAKGGRDLHTFAPAVAVDWYIKNGFRELERQANGTIEMTTATEHKELTLSYPLPVFDQLDLQILRNVKHMH; encoded by the coding sequence ATGCAAAATACCTATACACAACTTATAAGAAAGGAAGATTTAAATACGGATGTGTGTGTTTCAATGATGATCAGTATGTACTTCGGCATTGAAATGCAATCTGCTTTGCAATGGTCAAACGAACACCGCTACACCGAACTCATCAAAGCCCAGGTTATGATTGAACAGGGCAAATCTGAAATGCTTATCACCAAACTCTATTCCGGCACGCCAATCGGTATGATTATTTATACCGAAGCGGATGATCAGCCAGTACGGCGTATTGACGCTCTGATTGTGGGGCGCCGTTTTCGCGGCAATGGGATAGGGAAAATGTTGTTGCGCGCGGCCAAGGGTGGTCGGGATTTGCATACCTTTGCACCTGCGGTCGCGGTGGATTGGTATATTAAAAATGGCTTCCGCGAACTGGAGCGACAAGCCAACGGTACGATTGAAATGACCACGGCAACAGAGCACAAGGAGTTAACCCTGAGCTACCCACTGCCCGTATTTGATCAGCTGGATTTGCAAATACTGCGCAACGTTAAACACATGCACTAA
- a CDS encoding neutral zinc metallopeptidase, which yields MDWKGGRRSDNIEDRRDFSAAGAGAGLGLLLRLLPFLLQTKFGRGLLLVGVLGYFGLRFLGIDLLNLAAPTAVAPSQQQFSAQDQELVDFVSVVLANTEDTWTMLFQQMGRQYKKPKLVLFRNGVSSACGFAQSAMGPFYCPGDNKLYIDLSFYRDMKTKLGAPGDFAQAYVIAHEVGHHVQNLLGVAAKVNQLQQGKDKAAVNRLSVLQELQADCFAGIWGHYADKNFRMIEDGDLEEALNAASAIGDDKLQQQAGGRIRPEAFTHGTSKQRMEWFKRGMDTGDVKACNTFNATR from the coding sequence ATGGATTGGAAAGGTGGTCGTCGCAGCGATAACATCGAAGACAGACGCGATTTTTCAGCGGCAGGTGCCGGCGCAGGTTTGGGGTTGTTATTGCGCTTGTTGCCATTTCTGTTGCAAACAAAATTCGGGCGCGGATTACTCCTGGTGGGGGTGCTGGGCTATTTCGGTTTACGTTTCCTCGGAATAGATTTATTAAATCTGGCCGCACCGACAGCGGTTGCTCCATCGCAGCAACAATTTTCAGCGCAAGATCAGGAGTTGGTGGATTTTGTCTCTGTAGTGCTAGCCAATACTGAAGACACCTGGACAATGTTATTCCAGCAAATGGGCCGCCAATATAAAAAGCCGAAGCTGGTTCTTTTTCGCAATGGCGTAAGTTCGGCATGCGGATTTGCGCAATCGGCGATGGGGCCGTTTTATTGCCCGGGCGATAACAAACTCTATATTGATTTATCGTTTTATCGGGACATGAAAACCAAGTTAGGGGCGCCCGGTGATTTTGCCCAGGCCTATGTGATTGCGCACGAAGTGGGGCACCACGTGCAAAACTTGTTGGGCGTTGCAGCTAAGGTAAACCAATTACAGCAAGGCAAGGATAAAGCGGCAGTCAATCGTCTGTCGGTATTGCAGGAACTTCAGGCGGACTGCTTCGCGGGAATATGGGGGCACTATGCCGACAAAAATTTTCGCATGATTGAGGATGGCGATTTGGAAGAAGCGTTGAATGCAGCATCGGCCATCGGCGATGATAAGTTGCAGCAGCAAGCGGGTGGACGCATTCGCCCGGAGGCATTCACCCATGGTACATCCAAACAACGAATGGAATGGTTTAAGCGCGGAATGGACACGGGTGATGTTAAAGCCTGTAATACCTTTAACGCCACCCGTTAG
- the glp gene encoding gephyrin-like molybdotransferase Glp: MMDACVQPGLLPVHEAIVRMLGELAPITATEIVSLYESLDRVLAEAIVAPINVPGGDNSAMDGYAVRHQDCGETLTLIGESFAGHPFKGELLAGQAVRIMTGALVPAGADAVVMQENVTRQEQCIAINQVPDPGENIRRAGEDIAQHAQVFASGQRVSALDIGLLSSLGITQVRVTQRVKIALLTTGDELLAPGAHYESGKIYDSNRPLLRALLSRLPVEILDLGIVPDNPAALRTAFLRAREFADLVVSTGGVSVGDADYTKDILAELGEINFWKIAMKPGKPFAFGLLGKNARAGACWFCGLPGNPVSTAVTYHQLVVPALRFLAGETVSDLPVISAIAAHPLKKQPGRMDFQRGIFTGVNGINSVASAGLQSSGVLSSMSNANCYIRLAAERGHVAAGETVDVILFDQFIR; the protein is encoded by the coding sequence ATGATGGATGCCTGTGTCCAACCGGGTTTACTGCCCGTACATGAAGCGATAGTGCGCATGCTCGGTGAATTAGCGCCTATCACAGCAACAGAGATTGTCTCTCTTTACGAAAGCCTCGATCGTGTATTGGCGGAAGCCATAGTCGCACCGATTAATGTGCCGGGTGGTGATAATTCTGCCATGGATGGCTACGCCGTTCGCCATCAGGATTGCGGTGAAACACTAACCCTTATCGGCGAATCATTCGCAGGCCATCCCTTTAAAGGGGAGTTGCTCGCGGGGCAAGCGGTGAGGATCATGACCGGCGCGTTGGTTCCTGCGGGCGCAGATGCCGTTGTCATGCAAGAAAATGTTACGCGGCAGGAACAGTGCATCGCAATTAATCAAGTGCCAGACCCGGGTGAAAATATTCGTCGTGCCGGTGAAGATATTGCGCAGCACGCACAGGTATTTGCCTCAGGCCAGCGCGTGTCGGCCTTGGATATAGGTTTGCTTTCTTCCTTGGGAATAACCCAGGTTCGCGTGACGCAACGCGTGAAAATTGCGTTGCTCACCACGGGGGATGAATTGCTCGCACCCGGCGCGCACTATGAGAGCGGAAAAATTTATGACAGTAACCGCCCCTTATTGCGGGCGTTGTTATCGCGTTTGCCGGTGGAGATTTTGGACCTCGGCATAGTGCCGGATAATCCCGCTGCATTGCGTACCGCATTTTTGCGTGCGCGCGAATTTGCGGATTTGGTCGTTTCCACGGGCGGTGTTTCCGTGGGCGATGCAGATTACACCAAGGATATTCTTGCAGAGCTTGGCGAAATTAATTTTTGGAAAATTGCAATGAAACCCGGTAAACCCTTTGCGTTTGGTTTGTTGGGTAAAAACGCGCGGGCAGGAGCCTGTTGGTTTTGTGGTTTGCCCGGTAACCCGGTGTCGACAGCGGTAACCTATCACCAATTAGTGGTGCCGGCATTGCGTTTCCTCGCCGGTGAAACCGTCAGCGATCTACCGGTGATCAGCGCCATCGCGGCTCATCCGCTAAAGAAACAGCCGGGGCGAATGGATTTTCAGCGCGGGATTTTTACTGGTGTGAATGGTATTAATTCAGTAGCAAGTGCGGGTTTACAAAGCTCCGGAGTATTGAGCAGTATGAGTAACGCCAATTGCTATATTCGTTTGGCGGCGGAGCGCGGTCATGTTGCCGCCGGTGAAACGGTGGACGTCATTTTATTTGATCAATTTATTCGTTAA
- the lpxL gene encoding LpxL/LpxP family Kdo(2)-lipid IV(A) lauroyl/palmitoleoyl acyltransferase yields the protein MDKSKSPQFHRSFLKPRFWSTWLALGFFWVIAQLPVRLNQGVGRLLGFLLYHLAQSRKRYAEINIALCFPELDAQAQARMVRGVITSCGLSISETAMGLWGQQDKMRDRYSITGLEHIERATAEGKGVLLCGSHLTTIDISGRIMAYHIVADVLYRPDPNPLMSYAIASARNRVNDGAIHRNDTRQLIKNLRAGHIVWYAPDQDYGPAHSVFAPFFGVQAATVVATSRIAKMSGCAVIPFFCFREPGGRYRLEIQPALDNFPSGDDLADATRVNRIIEAAIRQAPDQYLWVHRRFKTRPEGEASLYPPKKKRKARPQI from the coding sequence TTGGATAAATCAAAATCCCCCCAATTCCATCGCAGTTTTTTAAAACCCCGCTTCTGGTCAACCTGGCTCGCGCTGGGCTTTTTTTGGGTTATCGCCCAATTACCGGTGCGCCTGAACCAAGGCGTAGGGCGTTTGCTGGGCTTCTTGCTTTATCACCTTGCCCAATCGCGTAAACGCTATGCCGAGATCAATATCGCGCTCTGCTTCCCCGAACTCGATGCCCAAGCCCAGGCGCGGATGGTGCGAGGAGTGATTACCTCGTGCGGTTTAAGCATCTCCGAGACCGCTATGGGGCTCTGGGGGCAGCAAGACAAGATGCGTGACCGCTACAGCATCACCGGCCTTGAGCATATCGAAAGGGCGACTGCGGAGGGTAAAGGCGTTCTCCTATGTGGCAGTCACCTGACCACCATTGATATCAGTGGCCGCATTATGGCCTACCACATAGTGGCGGATGTGCTCTATCGCCCCGACCCCAACCCACTGATGTCTTATGCCATTGCCAGCGCGCGCAATCGCGTGAACGACGGTGCAATTCATCGCAACGATACCCGCCAGTTGATTAAAAACCTGCGTGCGGGTCATATTGTTTGGTATGCGCCCGATCAGGATTACGGCCCGGCCCACAGCGTTTTTGCTCCTTTCTTTGGGGTACAGGCCGCGACCGTGGTGGCGACATCGCGCATTGCCAAAATGTCTGGCTGCGCCGTGATTCCTTTTTTCTGCTTCCGGGAACCCGGGGGACGCTATCGATTGGAAATTCAACCGGCGCTGGATAATTTTCCGAGTGGCGACGATCTGGCCGACGCTACCCGCGTTAACCGCATTATTGAAGCCGCTATTCGTCAGGCGCCGGATCAATACCTGTGGGTGCACCGCCGTTTTAAAACGCGCCCGGAAGGCGAGGCAAGTCTGTATCCTCCCAAAAAGAAACGCAAAGCGCGCCCGCAAATTTAA
- a CDS encoding diguanylate cyclase has protein sequence MVSMNTGRPLSHWQKVQVLVLLYVASGYLGICVAAFPGTFFAQVWLPSGIGLVMFCQFGRRASFMVVLASLLVNGPFALQHLAQNGAIATVLLIIFSPLLDTLQSYLAWRFWRLDREPRLSRLGLQRFLSAILLAVSVSILLMANVHLFLGLIEPNEFISRFAMMALADLQGLFLIIPLWLALRRAAHDVLSYPLFFSGLAIPVPLLLAQLEPTLAALLFPLIAFIIIRLRFIGAALAVFVSGLCVVLLVATGNDPLQMGEGVEAYSRWALIVLALGTPMLLMGIVLDDSHDYQIHLEARVNERTQALQDALAAAHTLAITDSLTHAFNRRQMETLVHDEVERAQRYEQPMSLIILDIDHFKKVNDNYGHPVGDRVLQKVSEILAGSLRQSDSLGRWGGEEFLILLPQIHVGAAASVAEKLRLAVCTTNFELKAPVTISLGVAELRADESAGEWITRADQALYLAKDLGRNQLAIAD, from the coding sequence GTGGTTTCCATGAATACCGGTCGGCCGCTATCGCATTGGCAAAAAGTCCAGGTGCTGGTACTGCTTTATGTGGCCAGTGGCTACTTGGGAATCTGCGTCGCGGCGTTTCCCGGTACTTTTTTTGCGCAGGTCTGGTTGCCTTCAGGTATTGGTTTGGTGATGTTTTGCCAGTTTGGGCGGCGCGCATCCTTTATGGTTGTTCTGGCATCATTACTGGTGAATGGTCCGTTTGCGCTGCAGCATCTTGCGCAAAATGGCGCGATCGCAACAGTGTTGCTTATCATTTTTAGCCCATTGTTAGATACCTTGCAAAGCTATCTTGCCTGGCGCTTCTGGCGTTTGGATCGCGAGCCGCGTTTAAGCCGGCTGGGTCTGCAGCGTTTTCTTAGTGCAATTTTATTGGCGGTGTCGGTGAGCATTTTGCTCATGGCGAATGTGCATTTGTTTCTCGGCTTGATTGAGCCCAATGAATTTATTAGCCGGTTTGCCATGATGGCGCTGGCAGATTTGCAGGGACTGTTTTTAATTATTCCACTGTGGCTGGCGTTACGCCGGGCTGCCCATGATGTGTTGAGCTATCCATTATTTTTTAGTGGGTTGGCAATTCCAGTTCCGTTGTTGCTGGCGCAGTTGGAGCCAACGCTGGCAGCACTGCTGTTCCCATTAATTGCATTTATTATTATACGTTTGCGCTTTATCGGGGCTGCGTTAGCGGTATTTGTCTCGGGTTTGTGTGTGGTGCTTCTGGTTGCCACTGGCAACGATCCCTTGCAGATGGGCGAGGGCGTAGAAGCCTATAGTCGCTGGGCTTTGATCGTTCTCGCGTTGGGCACGCCCATGTTGCTGATGGGCATAGTGTTGGATGACAGTCACGATTATCAAATACATCTGGAGGCGCGCGTCAACGAGCGTACTCAGGCATTACAGGATGCTTTGGCCGCAGCTCACACGCTGGCAATTACCGATTCGCTGACACACGCCTTTAATCGTCGGCAAATGGAAACACTGGTGCACGATGAAGTTGAGCGTGCGCAGCGCTACGAGCAACCAATGTCACTAATCATTTTGGATATTGATCATTTCAAAAAAGTAAACGATAACTACGGTCATCCGGTAGGGGATAGAGTTTTGCAAAAAGTGAGTGAGATTCTGGCGGGCAGTTTGCGCCAGTCAGATTCACTCGGGCGTTGGGGTGGAGAAGAATTTTTAATTTTATTGCCGCAAATTCATGTGGGCGCGGCGGCGAGCGTGGCGGAAAAGTTGCGCCTTGCAGTTTGCACTACAAACTTTGAATTAAAGGCGCCCGTGACTATCAGTTTGGGTGTGGCGGAATTGCGCGCTGATGAGTCGGCAGGTGAATGGATTACTCGCGCCGACCAAGCCTTGTATCTGGCAAAAGACCTTGGCCGCAATCAACTGGCGATTGCCGACTAA
- a CDS encoding glycosyltransferase, which translates to MASILLQLAKYGHQLDGALNRYKAMFYPRRYMDYRRWLKQQCTDIPANRPLVVFDFRDARIDGPQGRRFYCLFIFFIRAGFYPLLRENYFFLGNIQDKYKKLCLQEQFSVLRVHQPLVRGQEQVDSYVLVTDKWHSPLASAATKIVSLNYQTDYSRADACFPMPFPMFPPIYALQQDLQLHQYRQQQRRWGIFFGGDANPDKYDKDSIRRIYAKLTRAQLLRSIQDNPSPLYEYRELLSNSELEQANTQQIQGLVVMNTRQCKVEPVNWLRTLANSDFFLACPGVRYPMSHNLIEAMAVGSIPITQYPEMFFPALEHGKNCLVFNNETELLAVIQQAVTMPDTQRRQLRLAVQQYYDDYLTPTACINGLLRHHPHKISLRLLPFLKAGGGFA; encoded by the coding sequence ATGGCAAGCATTCTTCTGCAACTCGCCAAATATGGCCATCAACTGGATGGCGCACTCAATCGCTACAAAGCGATGTTTTACCCCCGGCGCTATATGGATTACCGGCGCTGGCTAAAGCAGCAATGCACAGATATTCCCGCCAACCGCCCCCTGGTGGTATTTGATTTTCGCGATGCACGTATTGATGGCCCCCAGGGGCGTCGCTTTTACTGCCTGTTTATTTTTTTTATCCGCGCGGGATTTTATCCCCTGCTGCGTGAAAACTATTTTTTCCTTGGCAACATTCAAGACAAATACAAAAAGCTCTGTTTGCAGGAGCAATTTTCTGTCTTGCGTGTCCACCAACCCCTTGTGCGTGGCCAAGAGCAAGTGGACAGCTATGTGTTGGTCACCGATAAGTGGCATTCGCCGCTTGCATCAGCGGCCACAAAAATTGTCTCGCTAAATTATCAAACAGATTATTCACGTGCGGATGCCTGCTTCCCCATGCCCTTCCCCATGTTTCCACCAATTTACGCTTTACAGCAGGATCTGCAGTTGCACCAATATCGCCAGCAACAGCGTCGCTGGGGTATTTTCTTCGGCGGTGACGCAAACCCGGACAAATACGATAAGGATTCTATTCGCCGTATTTATGCAAAATTAACTCGCGCACAATTGTTACGATCCATTCAAGACAACCCATCACCGCTTTATGAGTATCGCGAGCTGCTTTCCAATAGCGAATTGGAACAGGCAAATACGCAGCAGATTCAGGGGCTGGTAGTGATGAATACTCGCCAGTGCAAAGTCGAGCCGGTGAACTGGTTACGAACCCTGGCAAACAGCGACTTTTTTCTGGCGTGCCCCGGTGTGCGTTATCCCATGTCGCATAATTTGATTGAAGCCATGGCAGTGGGCAGCATTCCAATCACCCAATACCCGGAAATGTTTTTCCCTGCATTGGAACATGGAAAAAATTGCTTGGTGTTTAACAACGAAACAGAATTACTTGCAGTAATCCAACAAGCAGTAACAATGCCTGATACCCAGCGCCGCCAATTGCGACTCGCGGTGCAGCAATATTACGACGATTACCTCACTCCAACGGCCTGCATCAATGGCTTACTCCGCCACCATCCGCATAAAATCAGCTTGCGCCTGTTGCCTTTCCTAAAAGCCGGCGGCGGTTTTGCCTGA
- a CDS encoding RidA family protein, with amino-acid sequence MHKLLLMACLLTATGSFASDSNSIKRHELGSWERDIGYSGITEVNNQLYVSGVACSGKTMEEAVKSCYTNIQDILKKFNLTSEQIIKETIYTTDIDALIKVIPTRKSFFKPGQYPAATWVQVSRLYDPEHLLEVELIVQRN; translated from the coding sequence ATGCATAAACTCCTCTTAATGGCCTGCCTGCTCACGGCGACTGGCAGTTTTGCCAGCGACAGCAACTCCATCAAACGCCATGAACTCGGCAGCTGGGAACGCGATATTGGCTACTCAGGCATTACTGAAGTCAACAACCAGCTTTATGTTTCCGGAGTTGCCTGCTCCGGCAAAACCATGGAGGAAGCAGTTAAATCTTGTTACACCAACATCCAGGACATACTGAAAAAATTTAACTTGACCAGCGAGCAAATTATCAAGGAAACGATTTACACCACCGACATAGATGCCTTGATCAAAGTCATTCCTACCCGAAAAAGCTTTTTCAAACCCGGTCAATATCCAGCCGCGACCTGGGTGCAAGTTAGTCGCCTCTACGACCCGGAACATTTGTTGGAAGTGGAATTGATTGTGCAGCGAAACTAG
- a CDS encoding NADPH-dependent FMN reductase gives MNILAICGSLRKKSTNMGLLRYAQAQAPAGSNITIADLSSVPFFNADLTEKPAAVIELLQQLEKSDALIFGCPEYNYSIAPALKNALDWASREPDNKLLSGKAVALMGAGGGMGTSRAQYHFRQVCVYLNLHPLNKPEVFANAFSGAFDADGNLVDEKIQGTINTQLTALIAWAHQLKK, from the coding sequence ATGAATATTCTGGCCATTTGCGGCAGCCTGCGCAAAAAATCCACCAATATGGGTCTGTTGCGTTACGCGCAGGCACAGGCCCCGGCAGGTAGCAACATTACTATTGCCGATTTATCCTCGGTGCCTTTTTTTAACGCTGACCTTACCGAAAAACCCGCAGCCGTAATCGAACTTTTACAGCAACTGGAAAAATCCGATGCATTGATTTTTGGCTGCCCCGAATACAACTATTCTATCGCTCCCGCGCTAAAGAACGCTCTCGACTGGGCCTCGCGCGAGCCTGACAACAAACTTCTCAGCGGGAAAGCAGTAGCACTCATGGGTGCCGGCGGTGGTATGGGCACCTCGCGTGCGCAGTACCATTTTCGCCAGGTGTGCGTATATTTGAATTTACATCCACTCAACAAACCCGAAGTATTTGCTAACGCATTTTCCGGCGCCTTTGACGCCGATGGCAATCTGGTTGATGAAAAAATCCAGGGCACTATCAATACCCAACTCACGGCCCTGATTGCATGGGCACATCAATTAAAGAAATAA
- a CDS encoding choice-of-anchor X domain-containing protein, with the protein MRARNSLFITLASVLFTTMGFSAASIAQTANPKPSALSITKLDDKTAAISASFSAMSTREKKLSLLIGKTSVSLVDDGTSGDLRAGDGVFSIKTEFDFDAFAKGNNQLARTTNLEKQLFFAPGNRQAITQQKIFATGNALEFSGISNGKEARFALPLDAAQIKVNDTIRLPLLNIPIGLPPEVDPIPAAISIPQSLMVTDVSVVNDPGRTWACSTTNSSPAGNPVGEWTFWRLMENMANGTSSTSDFIKALFKHWTVAQTINGFNVAARPNVYQKVIKDWEIRSGGAGATLLPQESPFRLLGIVLRVDLRGGTGPYAGGDAGEGRFVFALHDGDCNNLSKTIILEYKVPISGCSNIRTWAQKWVALAGSPNYNADLESLTQVFTAAGANPSAPNQSAIGQVRTNEFLPGSPLWELREFVLPATGGNLVETDVKQEPHISFNNSATLASYLNANWPLLVGPPSAQHTVPTAMTAGSAPVPVLWNAPAGLLTVPTTPAPVTPPPATVRDDALFELALNTCSGCHQMETSTPFAHLDYNSVPGFPAQLSGFLTGISVPDPRNPAVMRNFNDLARRAADLNVAATMSCGKIAPIGNLLLNELSLPAKLKAVH; encoded by the coding sequence ATGCGAGCCAGGAATAGCTTGTTCATTACTCTTGCTTCCGTGTTATTTACTACTATGGGTTTTTCTGCGGCAAGCATTGCGCAAACTGCAAATCCAAAGCCCAGTGCATTGAGCATCACCAAACTCGACGACAAAACAGCAGCAATAAGTGCGAGCTTTTCTGCCATGTCTACACGCGAAAAAAAATTAAGCCTGTTAATCGGCAAAACATCTGTCAGCCTGGTGGATGACGGCACCAGTGGCGATTTGCGCGCTGGCGATGGTGTATTCAGTATTAAAACAGAATTTGATTTTGACGCATTCGCTAAAGGCAACAACCAATTAGCGCGCACCACCAACCTGGAAAAACAATTATTCTTTGCACCGGGTAACCGCCAGGCCATCACCCAGCAAAAAATATTCGCAACTGGAAATGCGCTGGAGTTCAGTGGCATAAGCAATGGGAAAGAAGCGCGCTTTGCATTACCGCTGGATGCTGCACAAATAAAAGTGAATGACACCATTCGACTGCCGCTACTCAATATTCCAATCGGTTTGCCGCCGGAGGTAGATCCCATACCGGCCGCCATTAGTATTCCACAGTCGCTGATGGTTACCGATGTGAGCGTTGTGAACGATCCCGGCAGAACCTGGGCTTGCTCAACTACCAACAGTTCACCCGCCGGTAACCCGGTCGGGGAATGGACTTTCTGGCGCTTGATGGAAAATATGGCTAATGGAACTTCGTCCACCTCGGACTTTATTAAAGCACTCTTCAAACACTGGACAGTGGCACAAACTATCAACGGTTTTAATGTTGCCGCGCGTCCGAACGTGTATCAAAAAGTGATTAAGGACTGGGAGATTCGCAGTGGAGGCGCCGGCGCAACACTGTTGCCACAAGAGAGCCCTTTCCGGTTACTAGGAATTGTATTGCGCGTTGACCTGCGCGGCGGTACCGGCCCCTATGCCGGTGGCGATGCGGGTGAAGGCCGCTTTGTGTTCGCCCTGCACGATGGTGACTGCAATAACCTGAGTAAAACCATCATCCTCGAGTACAAGGTACCCATTAGCGGTTGCAGCAATATCCGCACTTGGGCGCAAAAATGGGTGGCGCTGGCGGGCTCGCCCAACTACAACGCCGACCTGGAAAGCTTGACGCAAGTGTTTACGGCGGCCGGCGCCAATCCATCCGCGCCTAATCAAAGTGCTATAGGCCAGGTGCGCACCAATGAATTCCTGCCCGGCTCACCGCTGTGGGAATTGCGCGAATTTGTACTACCGGCAACGGGGGGTAATCTGGTTGAAACCGATGTGAAGCAGGAACCCCATATCAGCTTCAATAACTCGGCAACGCTCGCCAGCTACTTGAATGCCAACTGGCCGCTATTAGTAGGCCCACCTTCAGCGCAACATACCGTTCCTACGGCAATGACGGCTGGCAGTGCACCCGTGCCTGTACTCTGGAATGCGCCAGCCGGTTTGTTAACCGTTCCCACCACGCCAGCGCCAGTTACTCCGCCACCCGCCACTGTGCGCGACGATGCGCTCTTTGAACTGGCATTAAATACCTGCAGCGGTTGCCACCAAATGGAAACTTCAACACCCTTTGCACATCTGGATTATAACTCAGTCCCCGGATTCCCCGCGCAGCTGTCGGGCTTCCTGACGGGTATTTCTGTGCCTGATCCACGCAACCCGGCGGTGATGCGTAACTTCAATGACCTCGCCAGACGCGCGGCCGATTTGAATGTGGCCGCCACCATGAGTTGCGGCAAAATCGCGCCCATCGGCAATTTATTGCTGAATGAGCTAAGCCTGCCCGCGAAGCTCAAAGCCGTTCATTAA
- a CDS encoding shikimate kinase yields MNPYHQSLIIIGMPGAGKSTIGLLLAKHLAKDFVDTDLLIQLEHRKTLQDILHEQGHLALRDHEEKILLNTHYTNHIIATGGSAVYSDKAMQHLKKFGQIIFLDVAIQELEQRINNMNTRGIARAPQQTFAELYAERRPLYLRYADIVIDCQGKNQDQLVEEVICQEAEDFAAEDA; encoded by the coding sequence ATGAACCCCTATCACCAAAGCCTGATTATTATTGGAATGCCCGGTGCAGGAAAAAGTACGATTGGCCTGCTGCTCGCCAAACACTTGGCCAAGGATTTCGTTGATACTGATTTATTAATTCAGCTGGAGCACCGCAAAACCCTGCAGGACATTCTGCATGAACAAGGCCATTTAGCGCTGCGCGATCACGAAGAAAAAATATTGCTCAACACCCACTACACAAACCATATTATTGCAACCGGTGGCAGCGCGGTGTACAGCGATAAAGCAATGCAGCACTTAAAAAAATTCGGCCAGATTATTTTTCTGGACGTTGCAATTCAGGAATTGGAACAGCGCATTAACAATATGAATACACGCGGAATTGCACGCGCGCCCCAGCAAACCTTTGCGGAACTTTATGCGGAACGCCGCCCACTTTATTTGCGTTACGCCGATATAGTGATCGATTGTCAGGGGAAAAATCAGGATCAATTAGTCGAGGAGGTGATTTGCCAGGAGGCGGAAGATTTTGCAGCGGAGGACGCCTGA